The Mangrovimonas cancribranchiae nucleotide sequence AAGAACTAACAAAGAATTGCTATTTAAAGGCCTAAAAAAAATGGGGATATCCCTAATTGGTATGTTTTTAGGTCCTACATTACTCTATATTGGTTTTTCTAACCCAGATAAACCATT carries:
- a CDS encoding DUF6095 family protein, which translates into the protein METKRTNKELLFKGLKKMGISLIGMFLGPTLLYIGFSNPDKPLYIPILIVAFIICGLAIFFAFKGLKVIMDSMFN